The window gaatttaaaGAGAGATAGATCTACCAAGTTTTGCAATGCGAATAATAATGTCTAAgtcatctccaaccatttacaccaaactcaaatttattttttgaatttgggtcacaccaaaaagtaattatattCCAATCATTTACATCAAACtcgaacaaaaaaaaacttccagatttatacttttttcaattatacctacgtacttatttaatttacagtTTAATCCCACaatattttaagattaatttatataaactcaataactaaacaaattttttttattaatatattttgtattaaatataatttataataaaaatattacactaattttaaaattgaaatacactaaacataaaaattcaaataggagtataaatttaaacacaTTTAAAGTATCCCAATTActtaaaacataaaagaaatagCTAAAATTTAAGACTCATTGTTCCCACAAAATAGCTAAGTTTTTTTAGATAATATTCATTCctatattagtaaatttattaattattacttgCAAAAGAACATGGCTATAGTCTCATGATAGAATAGCTTGCTAattcctatttaattatttttcaatggaaaaatatttgcaaatttcaaaataatttatgtgtaAAATACAGCGgctaaaatatattaatggagtactactcagcatgatcaaaataatacatgttgatttaatatataaaaataataataaggaCAAATATGCAGTATCTCAAATTTTTTGCAGTAGCTACTCATTTatggtatttaatttaaatttgatgttgtttcattaaaaccctaaaaattgatttgagtATAGTGtattggagtattttttacaccaaaaatgagatttGGTGTATAATTAGAAGTGGTCTAACCCATTATTGTAATATTTAGTGATTTGCCCCTATATTTAGAACAAACCATTTTCTTATGATTGTTCAATGACTTCAAGGGGTGACAATTGTGTTGTCATCGTGCCAGGAACTCGGCGGGAAGGGCTTATAATACCATACAAgggattaaatatatatatatatatagagtgtttggttcatgagattcaatcttaTAACTTAATTCTTGATGAATAATCATGTGTTTATTAATCATAGtctatttgacaaaaataatctcacaattcaatcttagattgtatcttgatattattttatctaggaaaccGAACGGCCATCTAAGGTGACTACATTTTGgattctataattttttttaaaaaatactactctcGTCTCCCATTAATTGGCACGATTTAActtgacatgagttttaagaaatatagtcAAAAGTGATACTATAGTAAAAAAATGCGAGTATATTGAGTAGGCGGAATTTGAGTccattatcaaaaataatactcctatagtATACTAAAAAAGTAAGAACGTAATTGATTGgagacaaaagaaaaaagaaattagtgTCAAATTGGACGCGGGAGagtgttaaattttttttaaaaaaaaacttggaaaacgacaaaaaaaaaatggagtaagTACTATAAcacttaataaaaatatcaaatcaaatttaaaacttaaaaatgagAGAAACTTGATGATAATGGTAGATACCAAAACAACCGCTCCTGCTTGAAAAACAAGTTGCCATCTACCAACATCTTTATCAAAGTTTTGTCTTCTTGCGTTAGTAGCATTAAGTAATTCTCAAGTTTGAATAGTTCTAATCTTTCTTTGGTTCAAATTATCAATAACTCATTTCAATAGAAAATGCCAACAAACATAAACCAAGAGTAAGCACGCCGACACTGGTGGAGAATATCAGTAAGGAGATAGTACATGAAAATAGTCCatcaaatacaaatacaaacaCAAACCAAACAGGATACTGCAAAAACACACTTAAAAAGCAAGCACGGATAGTTCAACCAAGATCTCAGTACTCCTCATTCTCATCATCATCTCCTTCGGCAGACTCAGCCCCAACTTCCTCATAATCCTTCTCGAGAGCAGCCAAATCCTCCCTAGCCTCAGAGAACTCACCTTCTTCCATACCCTCACCAACATACCAGTGAACAAAAGCACGCTTGGCATACATCAAGTCAAACTTATGATCAATCCTTGAGAAGACCTCAGCAACGCTAGTTGAGTTGGAAATCATGCACACAGCCCTCTGCACCTTCGCCAGGTCTCCACCAGGGACAACAGTTGGTGGCTGGTAGTTGATACCACACTTGAAACCAGTCGGGCACCAGTCGACAAACTGGATGGTCCTCTTGGTCTTGATAGTGGCAACAGCTGCATTCACATCCTTGGGGACGACATCACCTCTGTACATCAGGCAGCAGGCCATGTACTTCCCATGGCGAGGATCACACTTCACCATCATGGATGAAGGCTCAAATGCAGTGTTGGTGATTTCAGCAACAGAGAGCTGCTCATGGTAAGCTTTCTCAGCAGAGATCACAGGGGCATACGATGAGAGCATGAAGTGGATCCTTGGATATGGAACCAAGTTGGTTTGGAATTCATTCACATCCACATTCAAGGCTCCATCAAACCTCAGAGATGCTGTCAAGGAGGAAATCACCTGCAATTTGGTTAAGGGTTTGATCAGATATATAAGTTAACCCGTTATGTTATGCTTTCAAATATCAAACTCTGAAGTAAATATTATACCTGGGAAATAAGCCTGTTCAGATTGCAGTAGGTGGGCCTATCAATATCAAGTGATTTGCGGCAGATATCATAGATAGCTTCA is drawn from Salvia hispanica cultivar TCC Black 2014 chromosome 6, UniMelb_Shisp_WGS_1.0, whole genome shotgun sequence and contains these coding sequences:
- the LOC125195749 gene encoding tubulin alpha chain-like — its product is MRECISVHIGQAGIQVGNACWELYCLEHGIQPDGQMPGDTTVGGGDDAFNTFFSETGAGKHVPRAVFVDLEPSVIDEVRTGSYRQLFHPEQLISGKEDAANNFARGHYTIGKEIVDLCLDRIRKLADNCTGLQGFLVFHAVGGGTGSGLGSLLLERLSVDYGKKSKLGFTIYPSPQVSTAVVEPYNSVLSTHSLLEHTDVAVLLDNEAIYDICRKSLDIDRPTYCNLNRLISQVISSLTASLRFDGALNVDVNEFQTNLVPYPRIHFMLSSYAPVISAEKAYHEQLSVAEITNTAFEPSSMMVKCDPRHGKYMACCLMYRGDVVPKDVNAAVATIKTKRTIQFVDWCPTGFKCGINYQPPTVVPGGDLAKVQRAVCMISNSTSVAEVFSRIDHKFDLMYAKRAFVHWYVGEGMEEGEFSEAREDLAALEKDYEEVGAESAEGDDDENEEY